A stretch of Chloracidobacterium validum DNA encodes these proteins:
- the rpsN gene encoding 30S ribosomal protein S14, protein MAKKSRIAKAEKIKRLVAKYAEKRAKLKEIIRNPNSTYEEREAAQYKLQDLPRNSSPVRVRNRCALTGRPRGYLRKFGLSRIKFRELALLGEIPGVKKASW, encoded by the coding sequence ATGGCCAAGAAAAGTCGGATTGCAAAAGCTGAAAAGATCAAGCGCCTCGTTGCCAAGTACGCCGAGAAGCGCGCCAAGTTGAAGGAAATCATCCGCAACCCAAACTCAACCTACGAGGAACGGGAGGCAGCGCAATACAAGCTCCAGGACCTCCCCCGCAACTCATCGCCTGTGCGCGTTCGCAATCGCTGTGCCCTGACCGGCCGCCCGCGTGGTTATCTGCGCAAGTTTGGGTTGTCGCGCATCAAGTTTCGTGAACTGGCGCTACTTGGTGAAATTCCAGGCGTCAAGAAAGCCAGTTGGTAG
- a CDS encoding DNA/RNA non-specific endonuclease has product MSRIGNPFAALISRLQRARVEDQSIAPRARTQSATPQPVADETTNQRPAAFRPVSLDAAHTARVGFNQADRLRANLSAMFRPTAAPAMPAAVTTAATTTAGATQTVTGSAAPNAAIRDFQATTSSIAINDDLKTTGVRVDVNIAHSYASDLVVKLRSPEGREVVLRNREGGRGTGTVSFTANPADFNGVSTKGNWTLVVEDRAGGDIGTLRNWSLALTGTRPATEPPPVNGGRTVTQTATPNAAIRDLQTTTSTIAIQDDLKATNVRVDVNIAHTYASDLVVKLRSPQGQEVTLRNREGGRGNGTVSFTANPSDFNGIDAKGEWTLIVEDRERADVGTLRSWSLSVTGTERAPVPPRPTPPPDNSPLLLGNPSNATTDVRNENNYLVVRDQFTASYSRADAKPNWVAWHTDQSHLGREARGKFDENSTDNQLPEGWRRITTFDYTGSGYDRGHHLPSADRTASREANNGTFLMTNVIPQAPDNNQGPWERMERYVRDQIRQNDMEAYTVMGSYGEIGRIPGQGGDANIAIPDRVWKVVILIPRGDNDLERINRDTQVIAVDMPNRQGIRNENWENYRVSVTDIERATGHQFFTNLPPDVQAALREKGR; this is encoded by the coding sequence ATGTCACGTATTGGTAATCCCTTCGCGGCTTTGATTTCCCGCCTCCAACGGGCGCGGGTTGAAGATCAATCCATTGCGCCACGGGCGCGTACACAATCCGCTACCCCGCAGCCGGTGGCGGATGAAACCACCAACCAGCGCCCGGCAGCTTTTCGTCCGGTTTCGCTCGATGCGGCGCACACCGCGCGGGTGGGATTCAACCAGGCCGACCGGCTGCGGGCGAATCTGTCGGCGATGTTTCGTCCGACTGCGGCCCCGGCTATGCCGGCAGCCGTGACGACGGCCGCCACAACGACTGCCGGCGCGACGCAAACGGTGACGGGTTCAGCCGCGCCTAACGCGGCCATCCGTGACTTTCAAGCGACCACCTCCTCCATTGCCATCAATGACGATCTGAAAACGACCGGTGTTCGGGTGGATGTCAACATCGCCCACAGCTACGCCAGCGATTTGGTGGTCAAGCTGCGTTCGCCGGAAGGGCGCGAAGTGGTTTTGCGCAACCGGGAAGGTGGGCGCGGCACCGGCACGGTGAGCTTCACGGCCAACCCGGCCGACTTCAACGGGGTCTCGACGAAAGGCAACTGGACGCTCGTGGTTGAAGACCGCGCCGGTGGGGACATCGGCACGCTGCGCAACTGGTCGCTGGCGCTGACCGGAACCCGTCCGGCAACCGAGCCACCGCCGGTCAATGGCGGACGGACGGTGACGCAAACGGCGACGCCCAACGCGGCCATCCGCGACTTACAGACCACGACCTCCACCATTGCCATCCAGGACGATCTCAAGGCAACGAATGTGCGCGTGGATGTCAACATCGCCCACACCTACGCCAGCGATCTCGTCGTGAAGCTGCGCTCGCCGCAGGGACAGGAAGTCACCCTGCGCAACCGGGAAGGCGGGCGCGGCAACGGCACGGTGAGCTTTACAGCCAACCCATCCGATTTCAACGGTATTGACGCGAAGGGCGAATGGACGCTGATTGTCGAAGACCGCGAACGCGCCGATGTCGGGACGCTCCGAAGCTGGTCGCTGTCGGTGACGGGAACGGAGCGGGCGCCTGTTCCACCTCGTCCGACCCCACCGCCGGACAACAGTCCGTTGCTTCTAGGCAATCCGTCGAATGCCACCACCGACGTTCGCAACGAAAACAACTACTTGGTTGTTCGTGACCAGTTTACGGCGTCCTACAGTCGGGCGGACGCCAAGCCGAACTGGGTTGCCTGGCATACCGATCAATCACATCTCGGACGCGAAGCGCGCGGCAAGTTTGATGAGAATAGTACCGATAACCAACTGCCCGAAGGTTGGCGACGTATCACGACCTTTGACTACACCGGCAGCGGCTACGACCGCGGCCACCACCTGCCGAGCGCCGACCGCACCGCTTCGCGCGAGGCCAACAATGGGACGTTCCTGATGACGAACGTTATTCCCCAAGCCCCGGATAATAACCAGGGGCCATGGGAGCGGATGGAGCGGTATGTCCGCGACCAGATTCGCCAAAACGACATGGAAGCCTATACCGTCATGGGCAGCTATGGCGAAATTGGACGAATCCCTGGACAAGGTGGCGACGCCAACATTGCCATTCCCGACCGGGTCTGGAAGGTGGTCATCCTGATCCCACGCGGCGACAACGACCTGGAACGTATCAACCGCGACACGCAGGTTATTGCCGTGGACATGCCCAATCGGCAGGGTATAAGGAACGAAAATTGGGAAAACTACCGCGTATCGGTTACTGACATCGAGCGCGCGACTGGCCACCAATTCTTCACGAACTTGCCGCCGGATGTGCAAGCGGCGCTCCGTGAGAAGGGAAGGTAG
- a CDS encoding type B 50S ribosomal protein L31 encodes MKKGIHPENYRTVVFRDESADVNYIVRSTVKTNKTITIDGQEYPLVLLDISAASHPFFTGKQKFVDTAGRVDRFNRRYGKKAETSATKPATKSKPAAKS; translated from the coding sequence GTGAAAAAAGGCATCCACCCCGAAAACTATCGCACGGTTGTGTTCCGGGACGAATCGGCCGATGTGAACTACATTGTCCGCTCGACCGTCAAAACCAACAAGACTATCACCATTGACGGGCAGGAATACCCGCTGGTGCTGCTTGATATTTCCGCGGCATCGCACCCGTTCTTTACCGGGAAGCAAAAGTTTGTGGACACCGCCGGACGAGTGGATCGTTTCAACCGGCGCTACGGGAAAAAGGCCGAGACGTCGGCTACCAAACCGGCGACGAAATCAAAACCAGCAGCCAAATCATAA
- a CDS encoding DUF1517 domain-containing protein, producing the protein MSRRSWFARLFLKDEEVYLFGVQLVIRAFGEDTLRRRLATVVADPDGDLQDAAAKQRYLKRIVALLLEQEPYWTHAYWEYVSGEAGQRMFEEWSAELAAESATEDEEVGDAVDQMRRLSNRKDYVAATILLLLSVPYPPGEAVTDERRYWQRETLRSLVNGILYVNPETILADAVFVMPGSPEDGLSEEDLLTGGWSHLRVIM; encoded by the coding sequence GTGTCCCGGCGTTCATGGTTTGCCAGATTGTTTCTCAAGGATGAGGAAGTTTACCTCTTTGGCGTCCAGCTCGTGATTCGCGCCTTTGGAGAAGACACGCTGCGACGCCGGCTTGCTACCGTCGTCGCGGACCCCGACGGCGATCTTCAAGACGCAGCCGCCAAACAGCGTTACCTCAAGCGCATCGTCGCGCTCTTGCTCGAACAAGAACCCTACTGGACCCACGCCTACTGGGAATATGTCAGCGGCGAGGCGGGGCAGCGGATGTTCGAGGAATGGTCGGCCGAGTTGGCGGCCGAATCGGCGACCGAAGATGAGGAAGTGGGGGACGCCGTGGATCAGATGCGGCGGCTCTCGAACCGCAAGGACTACGTCGCGGCAACCATTTTGCTGCTTCTGAGCGTCCCATACCCGCCCGGTGAGGCCGTCACCGACGAACGTCGCTACTGGCAGCGAGAAACGCTGCGTTCCCTGGTCAACGGCATCCTGTATGTCAATCCTGAGACAATTCTGGCCGATGCCGTTTTTGTCATGCCGGGGAGTCCTGAAGACGGCCTTTCGGAAGAAGACCTCCTGACGGGCGGGTGGAGTCACCTGCGCGTCATCATGTAA
- a CDS encoding VWA domain-containing protein — protein sequence MLGRSLVFALALPLLLALPWTNLAQDGGRPRTATPPLSDPGDEIAIVADSRGVVFSVVDERGRLVSGLRAEDFELYEDGRPQTIDLFRASNDLPLMLAVLIDVSDSQASLLPAEKRAVDVFFDAFFRPGKDYGALVTFGGEVNLANGLTSHLKSLKTALGRIEREQIFRDEDNATPRLGTALHDALDITAREVLEGRTARRVIGSGGTRRAIRRAICVLTDGRDTASQLPPERVAANLRRRGIIVYALGMGDRFRFGDVDRDALDQLCAATGGKAFFPGDETELERSFKRIVDDLSGQYIAVYRPTGPAAAARRTVEVRPRDRRLKVFSQTEYISE from the coding sequence ATGCTTGGACGCTCGTTAGTTTTTGCTTTGGCGCTCCCCCTGCTCCTGGCTCTCCCCTGGACGAATTTGGCCCAGGATGGCGGGCGACCCCGTACGGCCACCCCCCCGCTGTCCGATCCCGGTGACGAGATTGCCATCGTGGCCGATTCACGGGGCGTCGTCTTTAGCGTCGTGGACGAACGCGGCCGGCTCGTCTCGGGCCTCCGCGCTGAAGATTTCGAGCTTTACGAAGATGGCCGACCGCAGACGATAGACCTGTTCCGCGCCAGCAACGACCTACCGCTGATGCTGGCCGTGCTGATTGATGTCAGCGACAGCCAGGCGTCGTTGCTCCCGGCGGAAAAGCGCGCCGTGGACGTGTTTTTCGATGCGTTTTTCCGGCCCGGCAAAGATTACGGCGCGCTGGTGACCTTTGGCGGTGAAGTCAACCTAGCCAACGGGCTGACAAGCCACCTGAAATCACTCAAGACCGCGCTGGGACGGATCGAGCGCGAACAAATCTTCCGCGATGAAGACAACGCCACGCCACGGCTGGGAACGGCGCTCCATGACGCGCTCGACATTACCGCCCGCGAGGTGCTGGAAGGCCGGACGGCGCGGCGCGTCATCGGCAGCGGAGGCACTCGCCGCGCCATTCGCCGGGCAATTTGCGTGCTCACCGACGGACGCGACACGGCCAGCCAGCTTCCACCAGAGCGCGTGGCGGCAAATCTCCGCCGGCGAGGCATCATCGTGTATGCGTTAGGCATGGGCGACCGCTTTCGCTTCGGCGACGTGGACCGCGACGCCCTCGACCAACTCTGCGCGGCGACGGGTGGCAAGGCGTTTTTCCCCGGCGACGAAACCGAACTAGAACGCAGCTTCAAGCGCATCGTAGATGACCTCAGCGGCCAGTATATTGCCGTCTATCGCCCGACCGGGCCGGCGGCGGCGGCACGGCGCACGGTGGAAGTGCGCCCACGTGACCGGCGACTGAAAGTTTTTTCCCAAACTGAATACATCTCTGAGTGA